A stretch of Mycobacterium sp. ITM-2016-00316 DNA encodes these proteins:
- a CDS encoding sensor histidine kinase: MVADRLSRWSLAGQAIALQILVIALIVVAGSGLALLDARQDGDAAAEAQVLGIATSLADSPSTAQSIVDGEATATLQPVTELVRRHTDIAFITIMAPDRTRYTHTDPTQIGGDYLGNIEPALHGQSFTEVYTGTLGPSIRAVAPVHDADGHVIGLVAAGILQQSLAERWREQWVVIAAVGLVALAVSLVGVWGIRRRLLRQTRGLRPDELRVMYDHHDAILHAVSEGLIVLDRDGVVLVNDEARRLLALPPGPVSRADLPEFLQVADPGVRDELHVTDERVLVVNRAKVPDSGSEVVTVRDRTELQGALGELSSLQVLADSLRAQAHESANKLHTVITMVEMGRPQDAVAVATRELELSQRLVDRLSEAVGEPALVALLLGKTAQADERGISLTVTEDTQLPSNVALTGQELVTVLGNLIDNAMDACDRDDPWVEVTVAQDADALRIIVADSGSGMDAEVFAQAQRRGYSTKNADGHGIGLALVAQVVHRHGGTLSTDVTYGSVVSVVIGR; this comes from the coding sequence GTGGTGGCCGACCGATTGTCGCGGTGGTCGCTGGCGGGCCAGGCGATCGCGCTGCAGATCCTGGTCATTGCGCTGATCGTGGTGGCGGGCAGTGGGTTGGCGCTGCTCGACGCCCGCCAGGACGGTGATGCCGCCGCCGAGGCGCAGGTACTGGGCATCGCCACCTCGCTGGCCGATTCACCGTCGACCGCACAGTCGATCGTGGACGGCGAGGCGACCGCGACCCTGCAACCGGTCACCGAGTTGGTGCGCAGGCACACCGACATCGCGTTCATCACCATCATGGCGCCCGACCGCACCCGCTACACCCACACCGACCCGACCCAGATCGGCGGTGACTACCTCGGCAACATCGAACCGGCCCTGCACGGTCAATCCTTCACCGAGGTGTACACCGGCACGCTGGGGCCCTCGATCCGCGCGGTGGCCCCCGTGCACGATGCCGACGGCCATGTCATCGGTCTGGTCGCCGCCGGGATCCTGCAGCAGAGCCTGGCCGAACGCTGGCGCGAGCAATGGGTGGTGATCGCGGCGGTAGGCCTTGTTGCTCTTGCTGTTTCGCTTGTCGGGGTGTGGGGTATCCGGCGCAGGTTGCTGCGTCAGACCCGTGGCCTGCGTCCCGACGAACTCCGGGTGATGTACGACCACCACGACGCGATCCTGCACGCGGTCTCGGAGGGCCTGATCGTGCTGGACCGCGACGGTGTGGTGCTGGTCAACGACGAGGCCCGTCGGCTGCTGGCGCTGCCGCCCGGACCGGTGTCCCGTGCCGATCTGCCGGAGTTCCTGCAGGTCGCCGATCCCGGGGTTCGCGACGAACTGCACGTGACCGACGAGCGGGTGCTGGTGGTCAACCGCGCGAAGGTGCCCGACTCGGGCAGCGAGGTGGTGACCGTCCGGGACCGCACCGAATTGCAGGGCGCCCTGGGCGAACTCAGCTCGCTGCAGGTGCTCGCCGACTCGCTGCGCGCGCAGGCCCATGAGTCGGCCAACAAGCTGCACACCGTGATCACCATGGTGGAGATGGGCCGCCCGCAGGACGCCGTCGCGGTGGCGACCAGGGAACTGGAGTTGTCCCAACGGTTGGTGGACCGGTTGTCCGAAGCGGTCGGTGAACCGGCCCTGGTGGCGTTGCTGCTCGGCAAGACCGCTCAGGCCGACGAACGCGGTATCTCGCTGACCGTCACCGAGGACACCCAATTGCCCTCGAATGTCGCCCTGACCGGGCAGGAACTGGTGACCGTGCTGGGTAACCTCATCGACAATGCGATGGATGCGTGCGACCGGGACGACCCGTGGGTCGAGGTGACGGTGGCCCAGGACGCAGACGCCTTGCGAATCATCGTCGCCGACAGCGGTTCCGGGATGGATGCCGAGGTGTTCGCCCAGGCGCAGCGCCGCGGGTACTCGACCAAGAATGCCGACGGGCACGGCATCGGGCTGGCGCTGGTGGCTCAGGTGGTGCACCGCCACGGCGGCACGCTGAGCACCGATGTGACCTACGGATCGGTGGTCTCGGTGGTGATCGGCCGGTGA
- a CDS encoding peptidoglycan-binding domain-containing protein: MPQRKPPAGNPTWLASALRAEGLDVTEFPGWRDRGHGGFKDIRGVMVHHTGSDRASATSIAVGRPDLAGPLSQVHIARDGTVTVVAAGVAWHAGVGMYPWVPANMGNWHLIGIECANSGTSPSAPHRRNWPDAQYFALVGSCAAINRRLGQPSARTIGHKEYAGRAQGKWDPGAIDMDILRRDVAERMAADFAAGRAPRPPVPVGEYTEILLHRGSAGPQVAELQRRLKAAYAAYAGDLVIDGVFGVDTERAVREFQRRFGGLKVDGIVGPATAAALRLRIV; this comes from the coding sequence GTGCCTCAGAGAAAGCCGCCTGCCGGTAACCCGACCTGGCTTGCCTCGGCGTTGCGCGCCGAGGGGTTGGACGTCACAGAGTTCCCGGGCTGGCGTGACCGCGGGCACGGCGGCTTCAAGGACATCCGCGGGGTGATGGTGCACCACACCGGCTCGGATCGGGCGAGTGCGACATCCATCGCCGTGGGACGCCCTGATCTGGCCGGTCCGCTGTCGCAGGTGCACATCGCCCGAGACGGGACGGTCACCGTGGTGGCCGCGGGGGTTGCCTGGCATGCCGGTGTCGGGATGTATCCGTGGGTGCCGGCGAACATGGGCAACTGGCACCTGATCGGCATCGAATGCGCCAACAGTGGCACCAGTCCATCCGCCCCGCATCGCCGGAACTGGCCGGACGCACAGTATTTCGCGCTGGTCGGTAGTTGCGCGGCAATCAACCGGCGGCTGGGGCAGCCATCGGCGCGCACCATCGGGCACAAGGAGTACGCGGGCCGCGCACAGGGCAAGTGGGATCCCGGTGCCATCGACATGGACATCCTGCGCCGAGATGTCGCCGAGCGCATGGCCGCGGACTTCGCCGCGGGGCGCGCGCCGCGGCCACCGGTGCCGGTCGGCGAGTACACCGAGATATTGCTGCACCGTGGCAGCGCGGGTCCACAGGTGGCCGAACTTCAGCGCAGGCTCAAGGCGGCCTATGCGGCTTACGCGGGGGATCTCGTCATCGACGGGGTGTTCGGCGTCGACACCGAGCGAGCCGTGCGTGAATTTCAGCGCCGCTTCGGCGGACTCAAGGTGGACGGGATCGTCGGCCCGGCGACCGCTGCCGCGTTGCGGCTCCGGATCGTCTGA
- a CDS encoding amino acid ABC transporter substrate-binding protein/permease, producing the protein MRAETSSGCRPEPPTRPGRRLTVLLTGLLIGLFGAAMLAPATASAEGETYTVATDTTFAPFEFQDAGGNFVGIDMDLIRAIGEDQNFSVDIKPLGFDAALQAVQANQVDGVIAGMSITDERRKVFDFSEPYFESGIQMAVLEDNEDITSYEDLRGKRVSVKNGTQGADFANSIKDQYGFEVVSFADSSTMFDEVRTGNSVAAFEDYPVLLYAIQQGNGFKTVTPKEDPTGYGFAVNKGQNAELLQKFNAGLENLKASGRYDEILATYLGEGAAASDSSFFGLIKSTTPMLLAGLKMTIILTVSSIFFALILGIIFGLARVSRSIWLRAIGTTFVDIFRGTPLIVQAFFIYFGIPTALGFQMSAVTAGIITLSLNAGAYMTEIVRGGILSVDKGQMEAARSLGIGYLPTMRKVILPQAIRTMIPSYINQFVITLKDTSILSVLGIAELTQSGRIIIAGNYKAFEMWLIVGIIYFVVIMALTKLSDRLERRLVK; encoded by the coding sequence ATGCGAGCCGAAACCTCGTCGGGCTGTAGACCCGAACCACCCACCAGGCCCGGGCGGCGGCTCACGGTGCTGCTGACGGGTCTGCTCATCGGGCTGTTCGGTGCCGCGATGCTGGCGCCGGCAACCGCCTCCGCGGAGGGCGAGACCTACACCGTCGCCACCGACACGACCTTTGCGCCGTTCGAATTCCAGGACGCCGGCGGCAATTTCGTCGGTATCGACATGGATCTGATCCGGGCGATCGGCGAGGATCAGAACTTCAGCGTCGACATCAAGCCGCTCGGTTTCGATGCTGCGCTGCAGGCGGTGCAGGCCAACCAGGTCGACGGTGTCATCGCGGGCATGTCGATCACCGACGAACGTCGGAAGGTGTTCGACTTCTCCGAACCCTACTTCGAGTCCGGCATCCAGATGGCGGTGCTCGAGGACAACGAGGACATCACGTCCTACGAGGATCTGCGCGGTAAGCGGGTCTCGGTCAAGAACGGTACCCAGGGTGCGGATTTCGCGAATTCGATCAAGGACCAGTATGGCTTCGAGGTGGTCTCGTTCGCCGACTCGTCCACCATGTTCGATGAGGTGCGGACCGGCAACTCGGTGGCCGCCTTCGAGGACTACCCCGTGCTGCTGTACGCCATACAACAGGGCAACGGCTTCAAAACCGTGACACCGAAGGAGGATCCGACCGGCTACGGATTCGCCGTCAACAAGGGGCAGAACGCCGAGCTGCTGCAGAAGTTCAACGCCGGGCTGGAAAACCTCAAGGCTTCGGGCCGCTATGACGAGATCCTGGCAACCTACCTCGGTGAGGGCGCGGCAGCGAGCGACAGTTCGTTCTTCGGGCTGATCAAGAGCACCACGCCGATGCTGCTGGCCGGTCTGAAGATGACCATCATCCTGACGGTCTCGTCGATCTTCTTCGCGCTCATCCTGGGCATCATCTTCGGCTTGGCGCGGGTGTCCCGGTCCATCTGGCTGCGGGCCATCGGCACCACGTTCGTCGATATCTTCCGTGGCACACCGCTGATCGTGCAGGCGTTCTTCATCTATTTCGGTATTCCCACCGCGCTCGGCTTCCAGATGTCGGCGGTGACCGCCGGCATCATCACACTCTCGCTCAACGCCGGCGCCTATATGACCGAGATCGTGCGCGGCGGCATCCTCTCGGTGGACAAGGGGCAGATGGAGGCGGCCCGCAGCCTCGGCATCGGGTATCTGCCGACGATGCGAAAAGTGATTCTGCCGCAAGCGATCCGGACGATGATCCCGTCCTATATCAACCAGTTCGTCATCACCCTGAAGGACACCTCGATCCTGTCGGTGCTCGGCATCGCCGAGCTCACGCAGAGCGGCCGGATCATCATCGCGGGTAACTACAAGGCCTTCGAGATGTGGCTGATCGTCGGCATCATCTACTTCGTGGTCATCATGGCGCTGACCAAACTCTCGGATCGACTGGAAAGGAGGCTCGTGAAATGA
- a CDS encoding amino acid ABC transporter ATP-binding protein, producing MSELVTESAASEPAGTVKIRIEGLKKSFGELDVLNGIDTTISQGEVVCVIGPSGSGKSTFLRCLNKLEDITGGRVTVDDYDLTDPKVDLDKVRQHIGMVFQHFNLFPHMTVLDNVTLAPLLTKKMDKGAAEKKARELLEQVGLAEKADVKPSTLSGGQKQRVAIARALAMNPSIMLFDEATSALDPEMVGDVLEVLRALASGGMTMVVVTHEMGFAREVASRVLFMDGGKIVEDAQPAELFDNPKHPRLQEFLSKVL from the coding sequence ATGAGTGAACTGGTAACAGAATCCGCGGCTTCCGAGCCGGCAGGCACCGTCAAGATCCGCATCGAGGGGCTGAAGAAGTCCTTTGGTGAACTCGACGTGCTCAACGGTATCGACACCACCATCAGCCAGGGCGAGGTGGTCTGCGTCATCGGGCCCTCCGGTTCCGGCAAGTCCACCTTTCTGCGGTGCCTCAACAAACTGGAGGACATCACGGGAGGCAGGGTGACCGTCGATGATTACGACCTGACCGATCCGAAGGTCGACCTGGACAAGGTGCGCCAGCACATCGGCATGGTGTTTCAGCATTTCAATCTGTTTCCGCACATGACGGTGCTCGACAACGTCACGCTGGCGCCGCTGTTGACCAAGAAGATGGACAAGGGCGCGGCCGAGAAGAAGGCGCGCGAACTGCTCGAGCAGGTCGGGCTTGCGGAGAAGGCGGACGTGAAGCCGTCGACGCTGTCAGGTGGGCAGAAGCAGCGCGTCGCCATCGCGCGGGCGCTGGCGATGAACCCGTCCATCATGCTGTTCGACGAGGCGACCAGTGCGCTGGACCCGGAGATGGTGGGCGATGTGCTGGAGGTGCTGCGCGCGCTGGCTTCCGGCGGCATGACGATGGTCGTGGTCACCCACGAAATGGGCTTCGCCCGAGAGGTGGCCTCCCGGGTGCTGTTCATGGACGGCGGCAAGATCGTCGAGGATGCCCAACCCGCCGAACTCTTCGACAACCCCAAACACCCACGGTTGCAGGAGTTCTTGTCGAAGGTACTCTGA
- a CDS encoding cation:dicarboxylate symporter family transporter, which yields MPPQDAPPQGPPKTKRDRTHWLYIAVIIAVVAGVAVGILAPDVGKSVGVLGTMFVALIKMMIAPVIFCTIVLGIGSVRKAATVGKVGGLAFVYFLAMSTFALGIGLVVGNLLHPGEGLNVTANAGKGAELADKAHEAGGLLDFVQGIIPTSLFSALTEGSVLQALFVALLVGFAIQGLGSVGDPILRGIEHLQKLVFKVLAMILWLAPIGAFGAIANVVGQTGWAAVGQLMTLMVGFYLTCAIFVFGVLGTLLRVVSGVSIFKLVRYLAREYLLIVSTSSSESALPRLIAKMEHLGVERSTVGVVVPTGYSFNLDGTAIYLTMASLFIAGALGDPLSVSEQIGLLVFMIVASKGAAGVTGAGLATLAGGLQAHRPDLLDGVGLIVGIDRFMSEARALTNFSGNAVATLLVGSWTKTIDRDKVDAVLGGSDPFDEITMVDDHPARATEPASEKVPVPA from the coding sequence ATGCCGCCGCAGGACGCCCCGCCACAGGGTCCGCCCAAAACCAAGCGGGACCGTACCCACTGGCTCTACATCGCCGTGATCATCGCGGTCGTCGCCGGTGTCGCCGTCGGCATTCTCGCCCCGGATGTGGGCAAGAGCGTCGGCGTGCTCGGCACCATGTTCGTCGCGCTGATCAAGATGATGATCGCCCCGGTCATCTTCTGTACCATCGTCTTGGGCATCGGGTCGGTGCGCAAGGCGGCGACCGTCGGCAAGGTGGGCGGGCTGGCCTTCGTCTACTTCCTCGCGATGTCCACCTTCGCGCTCGGGATCGGCCTCGTCGTCGGCAACCTGCTGCACCCGGGCGAGGGACTCAATGTCACCGCGAACGCGGGTAAGGGCGCCGAACTCGCCGACAAGGCCCATGAGGCCGGCGGTCTGCTGGACTTCGTCCAGGGCATCATTCCGACCTCGTTGTTCTCGGCGCTGACCGAGGGAAGTGTGCTGCAGGCGCTGTTCGTCGCGCTGCTGGTCGGGTTCGCGATCCAAGGTCTCGGCTCGGTCGGCGATCCGATCCTGCGCGGTATCGAGCACCTGCAGAAGCTGGTCTTCAAGGTGCTGGCGATGATCCTGTGGCTGGCCCCGATCGGCGCGTTCGGCGCCATCGCCAACGTCGTCGGGCAGACCGGCTGGGCGGCGGTCGGCCAGCTGATGACCCTGATGGTCGGCTTCTACCTGACCTGCGCGATCTTCGTGTTCGGCGTGCTCGGCACGCTGCTGCGGGTGGTGTCCGGCGTGTCCATCTTCAAGCTGGTCCGATACCTGGCCCGCGAGTATCTGCTCATCGTCTCGACATCCTCTTCCGAGTCGGCGCTGCCGCGCCTCATCGCGAAGATGGAGCACCTGGGCGTCGAGCGCTCCACCGTCGGCGTGGTGGTCCCCACCGGGTATTCGTTCAACCTCGACGGCACCGCCATCTACCTGACGATGGCCTCGCTGTTCATCGCCGGCGCCCTCGGCGATCCGCTGAGCGTGTCCGAGCAGATCGGCCTGCTGGTGTTCATGATCGTCGCCTCCAAGGGTGCCGCCGGTGTCACCGGTGCCGGGCTGGCGACGCTGGCCGGCGGTCTGCAGGCACACCGCCCCGACCTGCTCGACGGCGTCGGCCTGATCGTCGGCATCGACCGGTTCATGTCCGAGGCTCGCGCACTGACCAACTTCTCCGGCAACGCGGTGGCCACCCTGCTGGTCGGGTCGTGGACGAAGACGATCGATCGGGACAAGGTGGACGCCGTCCTGGGCGGATCCGATCCGTTCGACGAGATCACCATGGTCGACGATCACCCGGCACGGGCCACAGAACCGGCATCGGAGAAAGTCCCGGTACCGGCATAA
- a CDS encoding response regulator: MIRVLIVEDDVLIAEAHRTYLGRLEGFSSAAVVHTARDGMRAAATAAAAGEPIDLVLLDLGLPDASGISLASGLSGLVPAPDIIAITSERDLEMVRAAVSHGALAYLLKPFTFAAFRDRLERYRRYRTALPAGTEAASQAEVDRAMAELRIGADRAVAPKGAAPQTTDEIARAVRDCPAGLTADEAAAQVGVSRVTAWRYLERLADEGTVTRNTDYGKAGRPKTRYQWR; encoded by the coding sequence GTGATCCGTGTCCTGATCGTCGAGGACGATGTGTTGATCGCCGAGGCGCATCGCACCTATCTCGGTCGCCTGGAAGGCTTTTCGTCGGCAGCAGTGGTGCACACGGCGCGCGACGGGATGCGGGCGGCGGCCACCGCGGCGGCGGCGGGGGAGCCGATCGACCTGGTGCTGCTGGACCTCGGACTGCCCGATGCCAGCGGCATCTCGCTGGCCTCCGGGCTGTCCGGTCTGGTCCCCGCCCCGGACATCATCGCCATCACCTCCGAGCGTGATCTGGAGATGGTGCGCGCCGCGGTCTCGCACGGGGCGCTGGCCTATCTGCTCAAGCCGTTCACCTTCGCGGCGTTCCGGGACCGCCTGGAGCGGTATCGGCGCTACCGCACCGCGTTGCCCGCCGGTACCGAGGCGGCCAGCCAGGCCGAGGTGGACCGGGCGATGGCCGAGTTGCGCATCGGCGCCGACCGGGCGGTGGCCCCGAAGGGTGCGGCCCCGCAGACCACCGATGAGATCGCCAGGGCGGTCCGTGACTGCCCGGCCGGCCTGACCGCCGATGAGGCCGCCGCGCAGGTCGGGGTGTCCCGGGTGACGGCCTGGCGCTACCTGGAGCGGTTGGCCGATGAGGGCACGGTCACCCGCAACACCGATTACGGCAAGGCCGGGCGGCCCAAGACGCGTTATCAGTGGCGCTGA
- a CDS encoding methionyl-tRNA formyltransferase yields the protein MRIVSFGFQTWGVRTLQALVDLGHDVALSVTHPASDDSYKGIFSDSVEELAHSYGIPVHLTERVDHDTIDLVKRAEPDVIVVNSWYTWMPPELYNLPPHGTLNLHDSLLPKGTGFSPVIWSLISGESQIGLTVHRMDESLDTGDVLVQHSLPIGPNDTGTQLVERGIELIPGALKEALSALESGNPQWRPQDKATRTYFHKRSERDSLIDWTWPAEDLERLVRALSDPYPAAFTHYRGERIEILEAKVSEIRYGGTPGRVIVQEGGGAVVCGPAAYRGGNLGLVITRVRSAGGTEHSGDTFFRRGGYLTSQP from the coding sequence ATGCGTATCGTTTCATTCGGCTTCCAGACATGGGGAGTCCGAACCCTCCAGGCACTCGTCGACCTGGGACACGATGTCGCGCTGTCCGTGACGCATCCGGCCAGCGACGATTCCTACAAAGGGATCTTCTCCGATTCGGTCGAAGAACTCGCGCACAGCTACGGCATTCCCGTTCATCTCACCGAGCGGGTCGACCACGACACCATCGACCTGGTCAAGCGCGCCGAACCCGACGTGATCGTCGTCAACAGCTGGTACACGTGGATGCCTCCGGAGCTCTATAACCTGCCGCCGCACGGCACCCTGAACCTGCACGACTCGCTGCTGCCCAAGGGCACCGGATTCTCTCCGGTGATCTGGTCGCTGATCAGCGGCGAATCTCAGATCGGCCTGACGGTGCACCGGATGGACGAGAGCCTGGACACCGGGGATGTCCTGGTTCAGCACTCGCTGCCGATCGGACCGAACGACACCGGCACCCAACTGGTCGAGCGGGGCATCGAGTTGATTCCGGGCGCGCTGAAAGAAGCACTGAGCGCACTGGAGTCCGGCAACCCGCAGTGGCGCCCGCAGGACAAGGCGACCCGCACCTACTTCCACAAGCGTTCCGAGCGCGACAGCCTGATCGACTGGACCTGGCCCGCCGAAGATCTGGAGCGGCTGGTTCGGGCGCTGTCGGACCCCTACCCCGCCGCGTTCACCCACTACCGCGGCGAGCGGATCGAGATCCTGGAGGCGAAGGTCTCCGAAATCCGTTACGGCGGAACGCCGGGACGCGTGATCGTGCAGGAGGGTGGCGGCGCGGTGGTGTGCGGGCCGGCGGCCTACCGCGGCGGCAACCTCGGACTGGTGATCACCCGGGTACGGTCGGCCGGCGGTACCGAGCACTCCGGCGACACGTTCTTCCGCCGCGGCGGGTACCTCACCAGCCAACCCTGA
- a CDS encoding amidase, whose amino-acid sequence MHTTGIYRRWPLLAAAALLVPAAPALAAPESAESSATVTVNTGSRDLNVRSAPSTASQRVGRIPDGARITITCYARGTVFSGGPYDISTDLWNKLADGGYVTDAMLDTGSNEPVVPPCATESMRPAEPRANGETVDSNPGEEGSALWGAMEKWYFASGKRSYPAVEGAPRDLAASARAAGWTVVAEPRDRAVVVIPPGVLDAPGAGHVAWVDATSRRGDEMYLRITEMAATDKAPHIWSGRTVQAVPELSYILLP is encoded by the coding sequence GTGCACACGACTGGGATCTATCGACGGTGGCCGCTGCTGGCTGCGGCGGCCTTGCTGGTGCCGGCCGCGCCCGCGCTGGCGGCACCGGAATCGGCGGAGAGCTCGGCCACGGTCACGGTGAACACCGGTAGCCGAGATCTGAACGTGCGCTCGGCGCCGTCCACGGCGAGCCAGCGGGTCGGCCGTATCCCGGATGGCGCCCGGATCACCATCACCTGCTACGCGCGCGGGACGGTGTTCAGCGGGGGGCCCTACGACATATCCACCGATCTGTGGAACAAGCTGGCCGACGGTGGCTACGTCACCGACGCGATGCTCGATACCGGGTCCAATGAGCCTGTTGTGCCACCATGTGCCACCGAATCGATGCGTCCGGCCGAGCCGCGGGCCAACGGTGAAACCGTGGACAGCAACCCCGGGGAAGAGGGATCCGCGTTGTGGGGCGCCATGGAGAAGTGGTACTTCGCCTCCGGTAAGCGCTCCTACCCGGCGGTCGAGGGCGCGCCACGCGATCTGGCGGCATCGGCGCGGGCGGCGGGCTGGACCGTCGTCGCCGAACCCCGGGACCGCGCCGTGGTGGTGATACCGCCCGGTGTGCTGGACGCCCCGGGCGCCGGTCACGTCGCGTGGGTGGATGCCACATCCCGTCGCGGGGACGAGATGTACTTGCGGATCACCGAGATGGCGGCGACCGACAAGGCGCCGCATATCTGGTCGGGGCGCACGGTGCAGGCGGTTCCGGAGCTGTCCTACATTCTGTTGCCCTGA
- a CDS encoding fatty acid--CoA ligase — MQSTMQSWPLTIAAILRHACAVNGDRVVTTATGQGGYRSTTYRELGEQTARLAHGLRGLGITGDQRVGTFMWNNAEHLAVYLAVPAMGAVLHTLNIRLAAEQIAFIADEAEDQIIVADASLIPLLAPVLPLLSTVHTVIIAGDGDTGPLDDAGVTVLRYADVLAGQPGQFDWPDVDENSAAAMCYTSGTTGNPKGVVYSHRSTYLHSLTACTASALDVGSDDVVLPIVPMFHANAWGLAYAALMAGADLVMPDRFLDGASLIELIESRRPTVAGAVPTIWNDVMHCLERSPGHDVSSLRLVACGGSAVPLSLMQTFEQQHGVYIQQAWGMTETSPLATVAKPLPGVTEDRHWVMRTTQGRPMCGVEVRVVDDAGDPVPTDGESVGELEVRGPWITGGYYLGRDAEKFDGGWLRTGDVGRIDADGFVTLTDRAKDVIKSGGEWISSVELENHLIGHPGVLEAAVVGVPDDKWQERPLAVVVLQEGASHAPEELREFLADKVVRWWLPERWTFVDQVPRTSVGKYDKKTIRARHAAGDYEITTV; from the coding sequence GTGCAGTCCACCATGCAGAGCTGGCCCCTGACCATCGCCGCCATCCTGCGGCACGCCTGCGCAGTGAACGGCGACCGCGTCGTCACCACCGCCACCGGACAGGGCGGATACCGCAGCACCACCTACCGCGAACTCGGTGAACAGACGGCCCGACTGGCGCACGGGCTGCGTGGTCTCGGCATCACCGGCGACCAGCGGGTCGGCACCTTCATGTGGAACAACGCCGAGCATCTCGCCGTCTACCTTGCCGTCCCCGCCATGGGCGCAGTGCTGCACACGCTGAACATCCGGCTGGCTGCCGAACAGATCGCCTTCATCGCCGACGAGGCCGAGGACCAGATCATCGTCGCCGACGCCTCGCTGATACCGCTGCTGGCTCCCGTCCTGCCGCTGCTGAGCACGGTGCACACCGTCATCATCGCCGGTGACGGCGACACCGGACCGCTCGACGATGCCGGCGTGACGGTGCTGCGCTACGCCGATGTGCTGGCCGGGCAGCCGGGGCAGTTCGACTGGCCCGATGTCGACGAGAACTCCGCGGCGGCGATGTGCTACACCAGCGGCACCACCGGAAACCCCAAAGGTGTTGTCTACAGCCATCGCTCGACCTACCTGCATTCACTGACCGCGTGCACCGCCAGTGCCCTCGACGTCGGCAGCGATGATGTCGTGCTGCCGATCGTGCCGATGTTCCATGCCAACGCCTGGGGGCTGGCCTACGCGGCCCTGATGGCCGGTGCCGATCTGGTGATGCCGGACCGCTTCCTGGACGGAGCGTCGTTGATCGAACTGATCGAGTCGCGCAGACCCACCGTGGCCGGTGCGGTGCCGACGATCTGGAACGATGTGATGCACTGCCTGGAAAGAAGCCCGGGACATGATGTTTCGTCACTGCGACTGGTCGCCTGCGGCGGATCGGCGGTGCCGCTGTCGCTGATGCAGACGTTCGAGCAGCAACACGGGGTGTACATCCAGCAGGCCTGGGGCATGACGGAGACCTCGCCGCTGGCGACAGTGGCCAAACCCCTACCCGGTGTCACCGAGGATCGGCACTGGGTGATGCGTACCACCCAGGGCCGGCCGATGTGCGGTGTCGAGGTCCGCGTCGTCGACGACGCCGGTGACCCGGTACCCACCGACGGAGAGTCGGTGGGCGAGTTGGAGGTTCGAGGACCCTGGATCACCGGTGGCTATTACCTTGGCCGGGATGCGGAGAAGTTCGACGGCGGGTGGCTGCGCACCGGTGATGTCGGTCGCATCGATGCCGACGGATTCGTGACGCTGACCGACCGGGCGAAGGACGTGATCAAATCCGGCGGTGAATGGATCTCCTCGGTGGAACTGGAGAACCATCTGATCGGTCACCCGGGCGTCCTGGAGGCCGCCGTCGTCGGGGTGCCCGACGACAAGTGGCAGGAGCGCCCGCTGGCCGTGGTGGTGCTGCAGGAGGGCGCCAGCCACGCGCCCGAGGAGCTGCGGGAGTTCCTGGCCGACAAGGTGGTTCGCTGGTGGCTACCGGAGCGGTGGACCTTCGTCGACCAGGTGCCACGCACCAGCGTCGGCAAGTACGACAAGAAGACCATCCGCGCCCGGCACGCCGCCGGTGACTACGAGATCACCACTGTGTGA
- a CDS encoding DUF3060 domain-containing protein, translated as MNPQDDPEARIRALEPTELGSENASPTTYGYGAPPPTQPWPDQSPYVQPQYGQTPYGAQPYGTSYALPYPPEPSGSGFRPWMAVVPVVLVFLLLAGGAAAYFMFTNTSAPEAPGIAGGGDVLTDGPEAPVLPSLPSLPTIITIPTDIAEPPSGSAPEPGTTLTISGIGTNKSVTCNDNIVIISGANNTVDITGHCTAVTVSGFENIVTAESTREIAVSGFDNTITYRTGEPQVSESGSGNSITRE; from the coding sequence ATGAATCCGCAGGACGACCCGGAAGCCCGGATCCGTGCGCTGGAGCCCACCGAACTCGGCTCCGAGAACGCCAGTCCGACAACGTACGGATACGGCGCTCCGCCGCCGACCCAGCCCTGGCCGGACCAGTCGCCCTACGTCCAGCCGCAGTACGGCCAAACCCCTTATGGTGCACAGCCTTACGGCACCAGCTATGCCTTGCCCTACCCGCCCGAACCCTCGGGCTCCGGTTTCCGGCCGTGGATGGCGGTCGTCCCGGTCGTGCTCGTGTTCCTCCTGCTCGCCGGCGGCGCGGCGGCGTACTTCATGTTCACGAACACCTCGGCACCCGAGGCGCCCGGTATCGCCGGGGGCGGAGATGTGCTGACCGACGGGCCCGAGGCGCCGGTGTTGCCCTCATTGCCCTCGCTGCCCACGATCATCACCATCCCGACCGACATCGCCGAGCCCCCGTCGGGCTCGGCGCCGGAGCCGGGCACCACCCTGACGATCAGCGGCATCGGCACAAACAAGTCGGTGACCTGTAACGACAACATTGTGATCATTTCCGGTGCGAACAACACGGTGGATATCACCGGTCACTGCACCGCCGTCACGGTGTCGGGATTCGAGAACATCGTCACCGCCGAGTCCACCCGGGAAATCGCCGTGTCGGGGTTCGACAACACGATCACCTACCGCACCGGGGAGCCTCAGGTGAGCGAGTCCGGAAGCGGCAACTCCATCACTCGGGAGTAG